A single window of Qipengyuania sediminis DNA harbors:
- a CDS encoding Gldg family protein yields the protein MASRRAGPGALALALTLLIAAGCGRQEARPAIKRPALGLMSSLPLYWGEAGTTFGAVLTPGAEPDWVRMALEERYALVPLDALDAAGLAPLRLLLLAQPRPLSPRENVVLDDWVRGGGRVLVLADPLLTRHSRFAPGDPRRPLDVALLSPILARWGLKLRFEDKGGAGATDLAGTRLPLDEAGTLHATAGSSCRALAGAVAMRCPIGRGEVVVFADAAILDDPEHRPALRALLKAAFG from the coding sequence ATGGCGTCTAGGCGAGCCGGGCCAGGCGCGCTCGCACTGGCGCTGACCCTGCTGATCGCTGCGGGGTGCGGACGCCAGGAGGCCAGGCCCGCGATAAAGCGGCCCGCTCTCGGCCTGATGAGCTCGCTGCCGCTCTATTGGGGGGAAGCCGGCACCACCTTCGGCGCGGTGCTGACCCCGGGCGCGGAGCCCGACTGGGTGCGCATGGCGCTCGAAGAGCGCTACGCCCTGGTTCCGCTAGACGCGCTGGACGCAGCAGGCCTTGCGCCACTGCGCCTCTTGCTGCTGGCGCAGCCGCGGCCGCTCTCTCCGCGGGAGAATGTCGTGCTGGACGATTGGGTGCGCGGCGGCGGGCGGGTCCTGGTGCTTGCCGATCCCCTGCTGACCCGTCATTCGCGCTTCGCACCCGGCGACCCGCGGCGCCCGCTGGACGTGGCGCTGCTATCCCCGATCCTGGCGCGGTGGGGCTTGAAGCTGCGCTTCGAGGACAAGGGCGGTGCCGGCGCAACCGATCTCGCGGGCACCCGCCTGCCCCTCGACGAGGCTGGGACCCTCCATGCGACGGCGGGGTCCAGCTGCCGGGCGCTGGCGGGCGCGGTGGCGATGCGCTGCCCCATCGGGCGGGGCGAGGTCGTCGTATTCGCCGATGCCGCGATCCTCGACGATCCGGAGCATCGCCCGGCACTGCGCGCCTTGCTCAAGGCCGCCTTCGGCTAG
- a CDS encoding division/cell wall cluster transcriptional repressor MraZ has protein sequence MSFAGYSGQAYAPAGDKSRFVLPPLFRKAVKDSSDGRVLCLAKHDRWTCLVGFGLSRKEELEAQLDREEERALRMNLDFDRETRSSQLNGFVELPFDDSGRFVMPDYLRRLANIEAGLFVQGGGRFFTLWNPAELAKMGDDWAAAKAACAALTADAGSAR, from the coding sequence GTGTCATTCGCAGGCTATAGTGGACAGGCTTATGCGCCCGCCGGCGACAAGTCCCGCTTCGTCCTGCCGCCCTTGTTCCGCAAAGCTGTCAAGGACAGCAGCGACGGCCGCGTATTGTGCCTCGCCAAGCACGACCGGTGGACCTGCCTCGTCGGCTTCGGCCTCTCGCGCAAGGAGGAGCTGGAAGCCCAGCTCGACCGCGAGGAGGAGCGCGCCTTGCGCATGAACCTGGATTTCGACCGCGAGACCCGTTCAAGCCAGCTGAACGGCTTCGTCGAATTGCCCTTCGACGACAGCGGGCGCTTCGTCATGCCCGACTATCTGCGCCGCCTCGCCAATATCGAAGCCGGACTCTTCGTCCAGGGCGGCGGTCGCTTCTTCACGCTCTGGAACCCGGCGGAGCTCGCCAAGATGGGTGATGACTGGGCAGCGGCGAAGGCGGCGTGCGCGGCGCTGACCGCCGATGCGGGGAGCGCGCGATGA
- the rsmH gene encoding 16S rRNA (cytosine(1402)-N(4))-methyltransferase RsmH, producing the protein MTAAHVPVLLDEVVVALAPQPGDVLVDATFGAGGYSRALLAKGAVVHAFDRDPDAIAAGQAWPEAGENPPRLVLHPRRFSEMAAALRDAGVARVDGVVMDIGVSSMQLDRAERGFAFALNGPLDMRMSQEGPSAADFVNTAAEADIADVLFRYGEERQSRRVARAIVAARPLSTTGDLAAAVRKALGHHPGAPRDPATRSFQAIRIHVNGELDELSAGLGDATQILCPGGRLAVVSFHSLEDRIVKRFLRDGGEARAGSRHIPLPQQRGALYERVAKAVKPGEAEIARNPRARSAVLRAAVRTAVPFEAAA; encoded by the coding sequence ATGACCGCTGCCCATGTCCCGGTTCTGCTCGATGAAGTGGTCGTCGCGCTTGCTCCCCAGCCGGGCGACGTGCTTGTCGATGCGACCTTCGGCGCGGGCGGCTATAGCCGCGCGCTGCTTGCGAAGGGCGCCGTGGTCCACGCTTTCGACCGCGATCCGGACGCCATCGCCGCCGGGCAGGCATGGCCGGAAGCCGGGGAAAACCCGCCGCGGCTTGTTCTCCATCCGCGCCGCTTCTCCGAGATGGCGGCGGCGCTGCGTGATGCGGGCGTAGCGCGGGTGGACGGGGTCGTGATGGATATCGGTGTCAGCTCGATGCAGCTCGACCGGGCGGAGCGCGGCTTCGCCTTCGCATTGAATGGCCCGCTCGACATGCGCATGAGCCAGGAGGGGCCGAGCGCTGCGGACTTCGTCAACACCGCCGCGGAAGCCGATATCGCCGATGTGCTGTTCCGCTACGGCGAGGAGCGCCAGTCGCGCCGCGTGGCGCGCGCCATCGTCGCGGCCCGGCCGCTTTCCACCACCGGCGATCTCGCTGCGGCGGTGCGAAAGGCGCTCGGCCATCATCCGGGCGCGCCCAGGGACCCGGCCACCCGCAGCTTCCAGGCGATCCGCATCCATGTGAACGGCGAGCTCGACGAGCTGTCGGCCGGGCTCGGAGACGCGACGCAGATACTATGCCCCGGCGGTCGGCTGGCGGTGGTCAGCTTCCACAGCCTCGAAGATCGCATCGTCAAGCGCTTCCTTCGCGACGGCGGCGAAGCGCGTGCTGGCTCGCGCCATATTCCGCTGCCGCAGCAGCGCGGCGCGCTCTACGAGCGGGTGGCGAAGGCGGTTAAGCCGGGCGAGGCAGAGATCGCGCGCAATCCGCGCGCCAGGTCCGCCGTCTTGCGTGCTGCGGTCCGCACCGCTGTCCCTTTCGAGGCAGCCGCCTGA
- a CDS encoding peptidoglycan D,D-transpeptidase FtsI family protein, whose product MALLTAKQRVLWVACGFLVIAALALLRIGYIGASDRALAVTPFDEALLPPRGEIVDRNGAPLARAFPAYSLWFNPDALGEGEPALVRTPAEVARALKAIFSDLDEAKVARQLAGRKGLYLRKRVMPEEANRVLAIGELALEMPEEIDRHYPQGPMGAHILGYVGADGRGRIGMEQVLDERLRDRERLMEPASLSVDLRVQGALEDELYRGMRLVNAVGAAGIILDVDTGEVLALASLPSFDPNRINDANVGYMFNRVTNQVYELGSTFKPLTVAAGIDAGTIRDMGRRYSSSPFPIGGFTIKDLKPHGDLNTPEMLMYSSNVVTAHMVRDMGAERLKKVMADLGMNERPAIELPARGFPLWRRGEWELLTGMTVGYGHGIAVTPLHLAQAYAAMVNGGIWRPATVHKLAPGAAPRGRRVFKASTSARMRQLLRTITLFGTGKKADAPGYRVGGKTGSAEKPSAGGYAKTSLVSTFAAAFPMDRPRYVVIAMLDEPKGTAASAFQRTAGWTAAPIVGRLVPRVGPMLGVLPDDNRDVDISDLVPLIPAAQKAPGAE is encoded by the coding sequence GTGGCGCTGCTCACCGCCAAGCAGCGCGTGTTGTGGGTCGCCTGCGGCTTCCTCGTCATCGCCGCGCTAGCCTTGCTGCGGATCGGCTATATCGGCGCCTCCGATCGCGCGCTCGCGGTCACGCCCTTCGACGAGGCGCTGCTGCCGCCGCGCGGCGAGATCGTCGATCGCAACGGCGCGCCGCTGGCGCGGGCCTTCCCCGCCTATTCGCTGTGGTTCAATCCCGATGCGCTGGGGGAGGGCGAGCCTGCGCTGGTCCGCACGCCCGCCGAGGTCGCGCGCGCTCTGAAGGCGATCTTCTCCGATCTGGACGAAGCGAAGGTCGCAAGGCAACTCGCCGGGCGCAAGGGCTTGTACCTGCGCAAGCGGGTGATGCCGGAAGAGGCGAACCGGGTGCTCGCGATCGGCGAGCTCGCGCTCGAGATGCCCGAGGAGATCGACCGGCATTATCCGCAAGGACCGATGGGCGCGCATATCCTGGGCTATGTCGGGGCCGACGGACGCGGCCGCATCGGCATGGAGCAGGTGCTCGACGAAAGGCTGCGCGACCGCGAGCGGCTGATGGAGCCCGCCTCCCTCAGCGTCGACCTGCGGGTCCAGGGCGCGCTGGAGGACGAGCTCTACCGCGGGATGCGGCTGGTGAACGCGGTCGGCGCGGCGGGGATCATTCTCGACGTCGATACCGGCGAGGTGTTGGCGCTCGCCTCGCTGCCGAGCTTCGACCCCAACCGCATCAACGACGCCAATGTCGGCTATATGTTCAACCGGGTGACCAACCAGGTCTATGAGCTTGGCTCGACCTTCAAGCCGCTGACCGTGGCAGCGGGGATCGACGCTGGCACGATCCGCGACATGGGGCGGCGCTATTCCTCCTCGCCCTTCCCGATCGGCGGCTTCACCATCAAGGATCTGAAGCCGCATGGCGACCTCAACACGCCCGAAATGCTGATGTATTCCAGCAATGTCGTCACCGCGCACATGGTCCGCGACATGGGGGCGGAGCGGCTGAAGAAGGTTATGGCCGATCTCGGCATGAACGAGCGGCCGGCCATCGAACTGCCGGCGCGCGGGTTCCCGCTGTGGCGGCGGGGCGAATGGGAGCTCCTGACCGGAATGACCGTGGGATACGGCCACGGCATCGCGGTGACGCCCCTCCATCTGGCGCAGGCCTATGCCGCGATGGTCAACGGCGGCATCTGGCGGCCCGCGACCGTTCACAAGCTTGCTCCCGGCGCCGCGCCGCGCGGCCGGCGTGTCTTCAAGGCCAGCACCAGCGCACGGATGCGCCAGCTGCTGCGCACCATCACGCTGTTCGGCACCGGCAAGAAGGCCGATGCGCCCGGCTACCGCGTCGGCGGCAAGACGGGGAGCGCGGAGAAGCCGAGCGCAGGGGGCTATGCCAAGACCAGCCTTGTTTCCACATTCGCCGCCGCCTTCCCGATGGACCGGCCGCGCTATGTCGTGATCGCGATGCTGGACGAGCCCAAGGGCACCGCGGCGAGCGCCTTCCAGCGCACCGCCGGCTGGACCGCGGCGCCGATCGTCGGCCGGCTGGTCCCGCGCGTCGGCCCTATGCTGGGCGTCCTTCCCGACGACAACCGCGACGTCGACATCAGCGATCTCGTCCCTCTGATCCCCGCCGCGCAGAAGGCGCCGGGCGCGGAATGA
- a CDS encoding UDP-N-acetylmuramoyl-L-alanyl-D-glutamate--2,6-diaminopimelate ligase encodes MKLARLLAEAGHENDGAGEVEVTGFAIDHRRVAPGTIFGAFAGSRVDGEGFIGDAVQAGAVAVVARPEAKVVGARHIADAVPRRAFARLAARFFSPVPATLAAVTGTNGKTSTVELTRQIWRMAGERAASIGTLGVTTPDESVATGLTTPDIVTFLANLSGLAREGVTHVAYEASSHGLDQYRNEGVRPQAVAFTNLSRDHLDYHADMETYFAAKMRLFDEVAADSGTAVVWMDAQPDDWARRAFGHAERRGLNVMTVGEGGSAIRLVSRESGQLGQKLTIEHGGETSTIALPLIGAYQAANALTAAGLALATGTPAAQVWDALGRLQPVRGRLERAAITARGAPVYVDYAHTPDAIGAAIAALRPHVTARLITVLGAGGDRDHGKRAPMGQAAAHGSDLVIVTDDNPRGEDPAAIRGAVLAGAGPGAREIGDRREAIAAAVAEAGEGDIVLIAGKGHEQGQIVGSGPKMRMLPFDDVTVARECAGGDLAA; translated from the coding sequence ATGAAGCTCGCGCGCTTGCTCGCCGAAGCGGGTCACGAGAACGACGGAGCGGGCGAGGTCGAAGTGACGGGCTTCGCGATCGACCACCGCAGGGTCGCGCCGGGCACCATCTTCGGCGCATTTGCAGGTTCGCGTGTCGATGGTGAAGGTTTCATCGGCGACGCGGTGCAGGCGGGCGCGGTGGCGGTGGTGGCCCGTCCCGAGGCGAAGGTGGTAGGCGCCCGGCATATCGCCGATGCCGTGCCCCGCCGTGCCTTCGCCCGGCTCGCCGCGCGCTTTTTCAGCCCTGTGCCCGCGACGCTGGCCGCGGTGACGGGCACCAATGGCAAGACCTCCACCGTCGAGCTCACTCGCCAGATCTGGCGCATGGCGGGGGAGCGCGCGGCAAGCATCGGGACTCTCGGCGTCACCACGCCCGATGAAAGCGTCGCCACCGGGCTGACCACGCCCGACATCGTCACTTTCCTCGCCAATCTTTCGGGTCTGGCGCGCGAGGGCGTGACCCACGTCGCCTATGAAGCGAGCAGCCACGGACTCGACCAGTACCGCAACGAGGGCGTGCGCCCCCAGGCCGTCGCCTTCACCAATCTTTCGCGCGATCACCTCGACTATCACGCGGACATGGAGACCTACTTCGCTGCCAAGATGCGTCTCTTCGACGAAGTCGCGGCGGACAGCGGGACGGCAGTGGTGTGGATGGATGCACAGCCCGATGATTGGGCGCGGCGCGCGTTCGGCCATGCCGAACGGCGCGGACTGAACGTGATGACCGTGGGCGAAGGCGGCAGCGCGATCCGCCTCGTCTCGCGCGAGTCCGGCCAGCTCGGCCAGAAGCTTACGATCGAGCACGGCGGGGAGACCAGCACGATCGCCCTGCCGCTCATCGGCGCCTATCAGGCCGCCAATGCGCTCACCGCGGCTGGCCTCGCGCTCGCGACCGGAACCCCGGCGGCGCAAGTTTGGGACGCGCTCGGCCGGTTGCAACCGGTGCGCGGACGGCTGGAGCGTGCCGCGATCACTGCGCGCGGCGCGCCGGTCTATGTCGATTACGCGCATACGCCCGATGCGATCGGGGCCGCCATCGCGGCCTTGCGGCCGCACGTGACCGCGCGGCTCATCACTGTGCTCGGCGCGGGCGGCGACCGCGATCACGGCAAGCGCGCGCCGATGGGTCAAGCGGCGGCCCATGGCTCCGACCTCGTGATCGTGACCGACGACAATCCGCGGGGCGAGGATCCGGCCGCGATCCGCGGCGCGGTGCTGGCAGGCGCGGGACCGGGGGCGCGAGAGATCGGCGACCGGCGCGAGGCGATCGCCGCCGCCGTCGCTGAAGCGGGCGAGGGAGACATCGTGCTCATCGCGGGCAAGGGACATGAGCAGGGACAAATTGTGGGATCGGGACCGAAGATGCGCATGCTGCCTTTCGACGACGTGACGGTGGCGCGCGAATGCGCAGGCGGGGATTTGGCGGCATGA
- a CDS encoding UDP-N-acetylmuramoyl-tripeptide--D-alanyl-D-alanine ligase, giving the protein MTPAILRHPALKRWPVFAEDRLPMALWSAAEIAAATGGTASGDFQSAGVETDSRDVRGGDLFVALKGEAMDGHAFVEAAFARGASAALVDRPVAGPHVLVADTGEALRALAHAARDRTPAKIVGVTGSVGKTGVKEALFAALERASRGATHRSIRSYNNHVGVPLSLARMPARSRYAVFEMGMNHAGEIDALARQVRPHVAVITAIAPAHIENLGSMEAIADAKAEIFAGLEPGGTAVIPADSEYHGQLEAAARAAGARIVSFGSSPHATMRLLDAIPSANGGSLVTCEHPAGRLCYTVAEPGGHWVANSLAVMAGVLAAGGDLAAAGLSLAEMGGLKGRGARHRIAAAGGHATLIDESYNANPASMRATLAALGQTPAGRRIAVLGAMKELGDFGPAFHLALAEPIAAARLDQLVLVGEEMAALARELGKAGSAALGGTPAVTHARGAAEAIGALEQFGLIAGDAVLVKGSNSVGLGRVVDHFARRER; this is encoded by the coding sequence ATGACGCCTGCGATCCTGCGCCATCCCGCGCTCAAGCGCTGGCCGGTCTTCGCGGAGGACCGCCTGCCTATGGCGCTGTGGAGCGCGGCCGAGATCGCGGCGGCCACGGGCGGCACGGCAAGCGGCGACTTCCAAAGCGCCGGTGTCGAGACCGATTCTCGCGACGTGCGCGGCGGTGATCTCTTCGTCGCGCTGAAGGGGGAGGCGATGGACGGCCATGCTTTCGTCGAGGCCGCCTTCGCCAGGGGCGCTTCGGCGGCGCTGGTCGATCGCCCGGTTGCGGGGCCGCATGTTCTGGTCGCGGATACGGGCGAGGCGCTGCGCGCCCTGGCCCATGCGGCGCGGGATCGCACCCCGGCGAAGATCGTCGGCGTGACCGGATCGGTGGGCAAGACAGGCGTCAAGGAAGCGCTCTTCGCCGCGCTTGAACGGGCCAGCCGGGGGGCCACACATCGCTCGATAAGAAGCTATAACAACCATGTCGGCGTGCCCTTGAGCCTGGCGCGGATGCCGGCGCGCAGCCGCTACGCCGTGTTCGAGATGGGTATGAACCACGCGGGCGAGATCGACGCCCTGGCCCGCCAGGTGCGCCCGCATGTCGCCGTCATCACCGCGATCGCGCCCGCGCATATCGAGAATCTGGGCAGCATGGAGGCGATCGCCGATGCCAAGGCGGAGATCTTTGCGGGCCTCGAGCCGGGCGGCACCGCGGTGATCCCGGCGGATAGCGAATATCACGGCCAGCTAGAGGCCGCGGCGCGGGCGGCGGGGGCGCGGATCGTGAGCTTCGGCAGCTCGCCCCACGCAACCATGCGATTGCTCGACGCGATCCCGAGTGCCAATGGCGGAAGCCTCGTTACTTGCGAGCATCCGGCGGGGCGCCTCTGCTATACCGTGGCCGAGCCGGGCGGTCATTGGGTGGCCAATTCGCTGGCCGTTATGGCGGGGGTTCTGGCGGCGGGGGGCGACCTCGCCGCCGCGGGCCTCAGCCTTGCCGAGATGGGCGGCCTCAAGGGCCGCGGCGCGCGCCACCGGATCGCGGCGGCGGGTGGGCACGCGACCTTGATCGACGAAAGCTACAATGCCAACCCCGCCTCGATGCGCGCCACGCTCGCTGCGCTCGGCCAGACGCCCGCGGGCCGCCGCATCGCGGTGCTGGGCGCGATGAAGGAGCTGGGCGATTTCGGCCCCGCCTTCCATCTGGCGCTCGCCGAGCCGATCGCCGCGGCCCGGCTCGACCAGCTGGTGCTGGTGGGCGAGGAGATGGCAGCGCTCGCGCGCGAGCTGGGGAAAGCGGGGAGCGCAGCCCTTGGCGGCACGCCCGCCGTCACTCATGCCCGCGGCGCTGCCGAGGCGATCGGCGCGCTCGAGCAGTTCGGCCTCATCGCGGGCGATGCGGTGCTGGTGAAGGGCTCGAACTCGGTCGGCCTCGGCCGCGTCGTGGACCACTTCGCCCGCCGGGAGCGGTAA
- the mraY gene encoding phospho-N-acetylmuramoyl-pentapeptide-transferase produces MLYYLAEALDFAGPLNLLRYQTARAGAALMTALLIGLVIGPKFIDVLRVRQGKGQPIREDGPQSHLAKRGTPTMGGLMILVSLTLSLLLYMDLRNPFVWACVAVTVGFGAIGFMDDWDKVRKSSHKGVSGRTRLMAEFLVAMVAAWLVVDQSNTVIYVPFFQYTGIPLGWFYYLFAAFVIVGAGNAVNLTDGLDGLAIMPVIIAAGTFALISYLVGRADFSAYLGIPHVPGAGELAIFCATIMGAGLAFLWFNAPPAAVFMGDTGSLALGGALGAIAVATHHEVVLAVVGGLFVFEALSVIIQVFWFKRTGKRVFRMAPVHHHFEQLGWSESKVVIRFWIIAIVLALIGLSTLKLR; encoded by the coding sequence ATGCTGTATTACCTCGCCGAAGCGCTGGATTTTGCGGGGCCGCTGAACCTGCTCCGCTACCAGACCGCGCGCGCGGGGGCGGCGCTGATGACCGCGCTGCTGATCGGCCTCGTCATCGGGCCCAAGTTCATCGACGTGCTGCGCGTCCGCCAGGGCAAGGGCCAGCCGATCCGCGAGGACGGGCCGCAATCGCATCTCGCCAAGCGCGGCACCCCGACAATGGGCGGGCTTATGATCCTCGTCAGCCTGACGCTCTCGCTGCTGCTCTACATGGACCTCAGAAATCCCTTCGTCTGGGCCTGCGTGGCGGTAACGGTGGGCTTCGGCGCGATCGGGTTCATGGACGATTGGGACAAGGTCCGGAAGTCGAGCCACAAAGGCGTATCGGGCCGGACGCGGCTGATGGCGGAGTTCTTGGTCGCGATGGTCGCCGCCTGGCTGGTCGTCGACCAGAGCAATACGGTCATCTACGTGCCGTTCTTCCAGTACACCGGCATACCGCTGGGCTGGTTCTATTACCTCTTCGCGGCTTTCGTGATTGTGGGGGCAGGCAATGCGGTCAACCTGACCGACGGGCTCGATGGCCTCGCGATCATGCCGGTCATTATCGCCGCGGGCACCTTCGCGCTGATTTCCTATCTCGTCGGGCGCGCGGATTTCTCCGCCTATCTTGGCATTCCCCATGTGCCCGGCGCGGGCGAGCTCGCCATTTTCTGCGCGACGATCATGGGCGCGGGCCTCGCATTTCTGTGGTTCAACGCGCCCCCGGCGGCGGTGTTCATGGGCGATACCGGATCGCTGGCGCTCGGCGGGGCGCTCGGCGCGATCGCAGTGGCGACGCATCACGAGGTGGTGCTGGCGGTCGTCGGCGGGCTCTTCGTGTTCGAGGCCTTAAGCGTCATCATCCAGGTGTTCTGGTTCAAGCGCACCGGCAAGCGCGTCTTCCGCATGGCGCCCGTACACCACCATTTCGAACAGCTCGGCTGGAGCGAGAGCAAGGTCGTGATCCGCTTCTGGATCATCGCCATCGTGCTCGCGCTGATCGGGCTGTCGACGCTGAAGCTGCGATGA
- the murD gene encoding UDP-N-acetylmuramoyl-L-alanine--D-glutamate ligase: MITSNAWSGRRYAVYGLARSGRATVEALLASGAEVLAWDDRAEAREAFVGRTPVADPLEADLTRYAGVVVSPGVPLNTHPIKPHADRFGVPVIGDIELFAQARPGLPPHKVVGITGTNGKSTTTALTHHILKTAGVPTTMGGNIGLPILEQDPLPEGGVYVLELSSFQIDLTFTLDCEVAVLLNITPDHLDRYASFDDYAAAKARLFEMQSDDRYAVFGCGDEETELICANELYRRGHARAECAYRMYSTFQEEWHSLQGPHNLQNAVCAITAVLELGLGPKQFLPATRTYPGLPHRMERVAEIGGVAWINDSKGTNAAATAPALAAFDNIHWILGGLAKEPGLGECEAELGHVKAAYTIGKAGDDFARLLESRVPVTRSGKLERAVSDAAAAAVPGDTVLLSPACASFDQFRDFEHRGEVFRAAVAKLQDAEA, encoded by the coding sequence ATGATCACGAGCAACGCCTGGTCCGGCAGACGCTATGCCGTCTATGGCCTCGCCCGATCCGGCCGGGCGACAGTGGAGGCGCTGCTGGCGAGCGGGGCGGAGGTGCTGGCCTGGGACGACCGGGCCGAGGCGCGCGAGGCGTTCGTGGGCCGCACCCCCGTCGCCGATCCGCTCGAGGCCGACCTTACCCGCTATGCGGGCGTGGTGGTGAGTCCCGGGGTGCCGCTCAACACCCACCCGATCAAGCCCCATGCGGATCGCTTCGGCGTGCCGGTGATCGGCGACATCGAACTGTTCGCGCAGGCCCGCCCCGGCCTGCCGCCGCACAAGGTGGTCGGCATTACCGGCACCAACGGCAAGTCCACCACCACCGCGCTCACCCACCACATCCTCAAGACCGCCGGCGTGCCGACCACCATGGGCGGCAACATCGGCCTGCCGATCCTGGAGCAGGACCCGCTGCCCGAGGGCGGGGTCTATGTGCTCGAGCTGTCGAGCTTCCAGATCGACCTTACCTTTACCCTCGACTGCGAGGTGGCGGTGCTGCTCAATATCACGCCTGATCATCTCGATCGGTATGCCAGTTTCGACGATTACGCTGCGGCTAAGGCACGACTCTTCGAAATGCAAAGCGACGATCGCTACGCGGTCTTCGGCTGCGGTGACGAGGAAACCGAACTGATATGCGCGAACGAGCTCTATCGGCGTGGACATGCTCGAGCCGAATGTGCCTACCGTATGTACAGCACGTTCCAAGAAGAATGGCATTCGCTACAAGGTCCACACAATCTTCAGAATGCGGTTTGCGCGATAACGGCTGTCCTTGAGCTTGGTTTGGGGCCGAAACAGTTCCTTCCAGCTACGCGCACCTACCCCGGCCTGCCGCACCGCATGGAGCGGGTCGCGGAAATCGGCGGGGTGGCCTGGATCAACGACAGCAAGGGTACCAACGCTGCGGCGACCGCGCCGGCACTGGCGGCGTTCGACAACATTCACTGGATTCTCGGTGGGCTCGCCAAGGAGCCGGGGCTGGGCGAGTGCGAGGCCGAGCTGGGGCATGTGAAGGCGGCCTATACCATCGGCAAGGCGGGTGATGATTTCGCGCGCCTGCTCGAGAGCCGCGTGCCCGTCACCCGCTCCGGCAAGCTCGAACGCGCGGTCAGCGACGCCGCTGCCGCCGCCGTGCCCGGCGATACCGTGCTCCTCAGCCCCGCCTGCGCCAGCTTCGACCAGTTCCGCGATTTCGAGCATCGCGGCGAGGTGTTCCGCGCCGCTGTCGCCAAGCTCCAGGACGCCGAAGCATGA
- a CDS encoding FtsW/RodA/SpoVE family cell cycle protein produces the protein MTAPRPYIPRAGKRAPLPGRPKSRIAELRVWWREVDRVLLFLILGLMACGSIAVAAASAASADRLSTATETLPPLYFFTRHLAWQFVGLIVMLGVSMLTREQARRLAVVIAIVMLGGMFLVPLIGHEINGARRWLKLGMTLQPSEFLKPTCALAMAWILSWRLRDPSIPVVALTGILLGLIVMLLMLQPNLGDAILFAGFWFVLILLAGAPMKGLGMLAGSGALLLTATYFLYDNARHRIDSFFGGGVAFDQVDLASRTLSAGGWLGAGYGLGIRKMTLPEAHTDYIFSVIGEEFGLVVCALVVLAYLAIVARVLMKLIDEDDLFALLGGAGLIALLGGQAFINILVNLQLFPSKGMTLPLVSYGGSSTIAVCLTVGLLLAVTRRNPHLKRETRGLADFIGWSEKRASGEVLLKREIHP, from the coding sequence ATGACCGCGCCCCGCCCCTATATCCCCCGCGCCGGCAAACGCGCACCGCTCCCCGGCCGTCCTAAATCGCGCATCGCGGAGCTGCGCGTGTGGTGGCGCGAGGTGGACCGGGTGCTTTTGTTCCTCATCCTCGGCCTCATGGCCTGCGGCTCGATCGCCGTCGCCGCAGCCAGCGCGGCCAGCGCCGACCGGCTTTCGACCGCCACCGAGACGCTGCCCCCGCTGTATTTCTTTACCCGCCACCTAGCCTGGCAGTTCGTCGGGTTGATCGTCATGCTCGGCGTCTCGATGTTGACCCGCGAGCAGGCGCGACGGCTGGCGGTCGTCATCGCGATCGTGATGCTCGGCGGCATGTTCCTCGTCCCGCTCATCGGGCACGAAATCAATGGCGCGCGGCGCTGGCTGAAGCTGGGCATGACGCTCCAGCCGTCCGAGTTTTTGAAGCCCACCTGCGCGCTCGCCATGGCCTGGATCCTCTCCTGGCGGCTGCGCGATCCCTCGATCCCGGTGGTGGCGCTGACCGGCATCCTGCTTGGCCTCATCGTCATGCTGCTGATGCTGCAGCCCAACCTGGGCGATGCGATCCTGTTCGCCGGCTTCTGGTTCGTGCTGATCCTGCTCGCGGGCGCGCCGATGAAAGGGCTGGGGATGCTCGCGGGCAGTGGGGCTTTGCTGCTGACGGCGACCTATTTCCTTTACGACAACGCGCGCCACCGCATCGATTCCTTCTTCGGCGGCGGCGTCGCCTTCGACCAGGTCGATCTTGCGAGCCGCACGCTCTCCGCCGGCGGCTGGCTCGGCGCGGGCTATGGCCTCGGCATCCGCAAGATGACGCTGCCCGAGGCCCATACCGACTACATCTTCTCCGTCATCGGGGAAGAGTTCGGGCTGGTGGTATGCGCGCTCGTCGTGCTGGCCTATCTTGCCATTGTGGCGCGCGTGCTGATGAAGCTGATCGACGAGGACGATCTGTTCGCCCTTCTCGGCGGGGCGGGGCTGATCGCGCTGCTCGGCGGACAGGCCTTCATCAACATTCTCGTTAATCTCCAGCTCTTTCCGTCGAAGGGGATGACCTTGCCGCTGGTGAGCTATGGCGGCAGCTCCACGATTGCCGTGTGCCTGACAGTTGGCCTGCTGCTGGCGGTGACGCGCCGCAACCCGCATCTGAAGCGCGAGACGCGCGGGCTCGCCGATTTCATCGGCTGGTCGGAGAAGCGGGCGAGCGGCGAGGTCCTGCTGAAACGCGAGATACATCCCTGA